The nucleotide window GAAATGTTGGCGCGCATGAAGCCGGGTTCGGTGATTGTCGACGTCGCGATCGATCAAGGCGGCTGCTGCGAGACCTCGCGGCCGACAACGCACGACGCACCCACGTACGTCGTCGACGGCGTGGTGCACTATTGCGTTGCAAATATGCCCGGCGCGGTGGCGAGAACGTCGACATTCGCCTTGAACAACGCCACGCTGCCGTTCGTCGTCGATATCGCGAACAAAGGCTGGAAGCAGGCATTGCTTGACGATGAGTACCTGCGTCCCGGCCTGAATGTTCATGAAGGCCGGCTCACCTGCAAACCGGTCGGCGACGCGTTGGGGATAGATAGCTGGGAGGTCAGTGACGTGCTCGCAGCCTGAGTAGCGCCTGCTTGGTAATTCGAGGGCAATCTTTTTTCCGGGGCGGTTGCAACCGCGTGCGACCTCTCCGGATATTCAAGCAATGACCTAGTGAAACACTCGCAAGATTCAATTGAAAAGTCGCGACCGATTTCGCGGCATACGGGCCAGCGTAGGCAGGAGGATAAGTTTCCTATCGCAGCGTTGCCTCAAAAAACTGCACCACGTCGGCGTTGAATTGCTTATGAAACGCCTCGCGGTCGAAGCCCGGCAGGCTGTTGCAAATTTCCGGCCGTAGCCGGGAAAGACGCGCATCGCAGGGTGGCAGGAAGTCGTAGTGGCCTGCGTTGGCAACGACGTGATATTCGGGCGCGTGGGGCAAGTCGTCGCGCACGGCCTCGTCATAGTAGGGATGCGGCTGATGACGATCGTCGGCAGCGCTCCAGAGCTGGACCGGGGCGCGAACGCCGCCTAGCCTTGCGCTACCGAACGCAAACCCAAACGAAGGCGCGGCGGCGACGACGGCCCTGATGCGCGGATCGTGGACCCAGGCGCCGGCGGGGACATTCGCGCCGGCATGGAGGTCGACGCCGGCATGCCGCAGGGCTTCACACAGATCTTGATCCGGATGAGCCTCGCAAAACGGGGCGATTGTCGACAGATCCGGGATACCGCCTGCTGCCACGAGCACGGTGAAGCCGCCGTTAGAAAAGCCAAACGCACCGACGCGCGCCGCATCCAACTGTGCGTGCCCGTGCCACTTGTCGAGCATGTAATCAACCAGCCCGTGAAGATGGGCAGGACGGCGCCAGAGTTGCAGGACCCGGCTCTGATCATCGAAAGTGTCACCGGCGTGACTGACCGCTGCCACGACGAAGCCCACCTGAGCCAACGCGAGAGCCGTATCGTAATGCCCGCCGTACCAGCTTCCGCCGCCGTGCGACATCACCACGAGTGGCAGGCGATTGCCGGCGATGGGCGCGTCCGCTGCCACAGTCTGGGTGAAATTGCCCAAGACGTGTGACGTCGCCGGCGCATCAGTCGGATACCAGATGCCGACAGTGAGCGGCGGCTCAGCACCATTCGGTATCTTGACCTCCTCAAAGCCGACATTGGCCGCGAAGACGGGCGCGGCCACCAGCCCCAGAAGCAAGGTGACGATGGCCATCAATCTCACGGTGGTTTGCATCATTGTCGTCACTCAAACCGAATCGGACAAAGTAGGCACGGAGAAACGAGCAGTCGTATGAGCGAGACACATCGGTCGCATCGCGCCCATCCTATCAGCCGATAGCGGGGTTACCGGCGATGCACCTGCCACATGCATCGCCGAGACGAGCGGGCGGGCTCCTCAGGTCTTCAACGGCAACCAGATCTCAAGCCCGCCCATCCCGCTGACAGGATCGAATTTCTCGTCATAGCGCTCGAAGTTCGGCGCATCGGCAGGAATATGTCCCGATGCCGGCAGCCACTGATTCCAGATCGTATTCCAGGTGCGCCGGATAGTCGAAATATGCTCGCGATGGCTAAACACCGCATACCGCTGCGGCGAAATACGCAAGCGGCTCAGCTCAGCAGGCAACGCCGAGAAGTCGCTGACTTCAACGCCACTCAGATAATCGATGTTGCCGCTGTCGTCAGCGTTATAACAAACGCCATACGCCACATTGCCGACCTGCCCCGGCACTTTGCCGAAGTAGTCACCAAAGCGCTGCCACTGCGACGGAATCGCGGCACAGGTTTCGCTGGTATAGCGCTCACTCAGGCCCGCGACGAGAAACGCTTTGCCGTCCTCAAAGCGCGGCGGTTCGAGATGGGTAAGCAGGGTTTCGTCCATTTTGATCGGCTCCACGAGGGCGAGATTGTCGAGACGGCCACGCGCGCGCAGCGCGTCGGGCGTGAGCCCGAATTGCTCGCGAAACGCGCGCGTGAATGCCTCGTGAGAACCGTAGCCGGCGTCGATGGCAACCGCGAGGATATCCGGTGCGCCGCTCGCCAGCCGACGCGCCGCTTCGCTCAAGCGACGCCCGCGCACATAGCGCATCACCGAAAACCCCGTGGCCGCTTCGAAGGCGCGCGCCAGATGAAAACGCGACACGCATCCGCCATTGGCGATGTCGTCGAGCGTCAACTCGTGGGCAAAGTGGCTTTCGATAAACCACAGCGCTTTTCCAACCGGGTTCATGTGGGGTCTCATGTCAGCATGGAAGCAGCATAGCGAGCGCCGATCAGGGGTGTTTGATCGGGATTGCGGTTCTGCGGAAACGCGTTTTAATAGTTCTCGGTCACGGTTTTGTTGCCCGTGGCGGTGGAATGTCCATCCGTTGCCGTCACGTTGTGACCGTGAGCGTCTTCACTCGAACCCGCACCACCCGCGCGCCCCGTCCGCAACAACAAGCCACCCAGAATCCCCGCCACCGCCGCAAAAATCGCCCCAAACAAAAACGCGACGTGATACCCGCTATTCAGCGCCGCCACGGCATCGCCAGACGATGCCTGCATCGCGTCACTCCGCGCTGCGGCAAGACTCGCGAGCACCGCGAGCCCAAGCGCGCCACCCATCATGAACGACGTATTGACGATACCCGACGCGAGCCCCGAATCGCTAGGATCGACATCGCTCATAGCGGCCAGCAGCATCGGATTAAAGACGATACCTGCGCCGACGCCAAGCAGAATCATCCCCGGCATAACATCGAGCACAAAACTGCCGCCAACCGGCGCGCGAGCGAACAACGCAAGACCGCAAGCCGCGACCAGCAGCCCCACGGCTAGAGGAACACGCAGCCCAAAGCGCATCACCACCCGCGCCGACAGCCCGAGCGAAAAGAACCCCATAATCAGATTAGCGGGCAGGAACGCAAGCCCAACCTGCAACGGCCGATAGCCAAGCACACGCTGCAAATACAGCGCGGAGATAAAGAACCAGGCGAACATCGCCGCCGCCCACAGCACGCCGACCACATTCGCAGTCGCGACATTACGCAAGCGGAACAGACCCAGCGGCATCAACGGATGCTGCACGCGCGATTCAATCACCAGGAACACGGCCAGCAGCGCCAGCGCCGCAAACAGCAAACCAAGCGTCTGCGCCGAAGTCCAACCCGCCTCATTACCATTCACCACCGCATACACGGCCAGCATCAGCGACACAGTGACGGATACCGCGCCGGCCACATCGAGGCGCTCGCCATGTGCATGCCCGCGCGCGGACGGCAACAGCGCGACACAGAGCGCGTACACAGCAATACCAATGGGCAGATTGACGAGAAAGATCCAATGCCAGCTCAGCAGATTAGTGAGCAGCCCGCCGAGCAACACACCGATACTGCCGCCACCCGCACACACGAACCCGTACACGCCCATGGCTTTCGCGCGCTCGCCGGGCTCGGTGAACAGATTCATGATGAGCGACAGCGAAACCGCCGAGACGATGGCACCCGCTACACCTTGAACCGCACGCGCACAAACCAGCAGCCCTTGTGAGTTCGAAATGCCGCAGGCAAGCGACGCCAGCGTAAACAACGTGATACCGATAAGAAACAGCTTGCGATGCCCATACAGATCGCCGAGCCGCCCACCGAGCAGCAGGCAACCGCCGAACGTCAGCATATACGCATTCACCACCCACACGAGCGACGTCTCGGTAAACCCAAGATCCGCCGCGATGGACGGCAGCGCAACGTTCACGATCGTCGTATCGAGCACGATCATGAGCACGCCGAGGCACAGCACGATCAGTGCGAGCCAGCGTTTGTTGCCGTGGATGGAATGGGTCATGCAGGCGACTCCTTAGGCATGGTCGATCGAATGCCGAGCATGCCGCTGCCGAAACAGGCACCGCGCCAAAAGAACCGGCGCAGTCCAGCCCAACCGGTAGGCAACTCGTTGACGACAATAGGATTTGTCAGTCTAGCATCCGCGAATTTCGACCCACAACTACGAGTTCCAGGTTTGCGCGAACCTCAATCGCCGCCGAGCAATTCGTACTTGCCGCCGCGCTCCAACGCCCGCTGATAAGCCGGCCTCGCATGAATGCGCTTGAGGAAATCGACCACTGCCGGAATTTGACCTTCCATCCCGCCGCGCGCCGTGGCGGCTTCGAGCGGGAAACTCATCTGTACATCAGCCGCCGTGAAGTCGCTGCCGACGAACCAACCGGTCGCGCTCAGTTCTTTGTTGATGTAACCCAGGTGCAGCTTCAACTGCGGATCGATGAAACTCGATTGCAGCGTGCCGGCGATTTTGCGCGCGATCGGCTTGGCGAAAAACGGCATCGGCGCGCTGGCAATCCGCAGCGCCACGAGCTTGAGCAGCAGCGGCGGCATCGCCGAACCTTCAGCGTAATGCAGCCAGTATGTATAACGCAGCCGCTCCGGCGTGCCCGGTGCCGGCGCAAAACGTCCCTGCCCGTATTTGTCGATCAGATACTCGATGATCGCGCCCGATTCGGCGATAGTCTGGCCGTCGTCGGTAATCACGGGCGACTTGCCGAGCGGATGCACCGCGCGCAATTCGGGCGGCGCGAGCATCGTCTTCGGATCGCGCTGGTAGCGCTTGATCTCGTACGGAACGCCGAGTTCTTCGAGCAGCCACAACACACGTTGCGAGCGGGAGTTATTCAGATGATGGACGATCAGCATGGGTCGAGGGACGGTGGCCAGTAAGGTGTCACATCATAAGGATGTTGTGCAGAGGCGGGCCTCTAGTCGCACTTCACACGCGTGATTTGCTACCCATCAACTGATTCGACGGCAGCGTTTCGTCGAGCAGCTTGCGCGCGCTCTCGATACCGGCCACCGGCAGTCCCTCGGGGTTCAACAAGCCCACCTGCACCAGCACGGAAGCCTGATCCCAATAGATGTGCTCGTTATAGAGCTTGTCGCCTCGGAAACAAACGACCGCGAGCATGGGCACCTCGAAATACTTACCGGTCGGTGCAACGCCGGGCAGCAACCAGTCGATTTCGCAGCTATGTGTGCAGCTAAAAATAAATTCATCGACGATGCGATCCGCACCGATGGTGCGCGAAATCGGAATCAGCTTCGTATCGACGGGATTCGAGTTGACGAAGTGATGCGTATAGAAACGCTTCAGGTTGTCATGACCGACTCCGCCGGTCATGGTCGGAACGTGATTGACATAGGGTTGCGCGACCATGGTCGGCATGACGGCATCCACGTCGCGCGTGGCGAACTCATAGTAGCAATGCGCTTCCCACAGCGCGTTGAGATCGTAGACCGGCCCGAGCACTTTGCGCAGCAGCGCGAGCGTACGCGAATACGCCATCATCGCTGCGGGCTTGTCGTATTGCGGGCGCGACGGTGCCGCGAACGCGTGACCGCAACCCGGGTACACGTATTGCTCGATTTGCGGCCGCGTGCGCAATGCGGCGCTGATGCGTTCGCGGATTTCCGGCGGGCAGTGCGAGTCGTTTTCGGGGAAGTGGAACACCATCGGGCAGCGAATCGCGGGCACTTCATCCAGATGCGCTTCGAGGCCGACGCCGTAGTAGCTGACCGCGCAGTCGACATCGGTTCGCGCGGCGCTCAGGAACGCGAGCTTGCCGCCGAGGCAGTAGCCCACCGTGCCGACTTTGCCGGCCTGTTCAGGCATGGCACGCATTGCGGTGAGCGTGGCGGCGATATCGTCGATGGCCCGATCCGTGTCGAACTGACCGAGATAGTCGAGCGCCTGTTTCATGTCGGCTTCGCCGTAACCGAGCACGATGCCCGGTTTGATCCGCCAGAACAGATCGGGCACCAGCACCACATAACCCTCTTCGGCGAAGCGGTCGGCCATCGCCTTCATCGTGTCATTGATGCCGAAAATTTCCTGCAGCAGCACGAGTCCCGGGCCCGACCCTTGCGCGGGGCGCGCGACGTAGGCATTGAAACGGCCGCCATCCTGGGCGACGACTTCGATGAAAGAGGCGGTCATGCGGTGTGTCTCCATGCAGGTAATTTGAGCTATGCCATCGTACGCAATTCGAAGCGTTTGAGCTTGCCGGTTTCGGTGCGCGGCAATGAATCGACGAAAACGATGATGCGTGGATATTTATACGGCGCCACGCTATTTTTCACGAAATCCTGCAGTTGTGCGACCAGTTTGCCGTCGCGCTCGTAACCGGGATTCACCACGACGAACGCCTTGACGATCTGCCCGCGGGTGTCGTCCGGCACGCCGATCACGCCGCATTCGGACACCGCGTCGTGTTGCAGCAGGACGCTTTCCACTTCGGGCCCGGAGATGTTGTAGCCGGCGGAGACGATCATATCGTCGGCGCGCGCCTGGTAGAACACGTAGCCGTCTTCGTCGAGATAGACGGAATCGCCGGGC belongs to Paraburkholderia aromaticivorans and includes:
- a CDS encoding dienelactone hydrolase family protein, giving the protein MTASFIEVVAQDGGRFNAYVARPAQGSGPGLVLLQEIFGINDTMKAMADRFAEEGYVVLVPDLFWRIKPGIVLGYGEADMKQALDYLGQFDTDRAIDDIAATLTAMRAMPEQAGKVGTVGYCLGGKLAFLSAARTDVDCAVSYYGVGLEAHLDEVPAIRCPMVFHFPENDSHCPPEIRERISAALRTRPQIEQYVYPGCGHAFAAPSRPQYDKPAAMMAYSRTLALLRKVLGPVYDLNALWEAHCYYEFATRDVDAVMPTMVAQPYVNHVPTMTGGVGHDNLKRFYTHHFVNSNPVDTKLIPISRTIGADRIVDEFIFSCTHSCEIDWLLPGVAPTGKYFEVPMLAVVCFRGDKLYNEHIYWDQASVLVQVGLLNPEGLPVAGIESARKLLDETLPSNQLMGSKSRV
- a CDS encoding glutathione S-transferase; this translates as MLIVHHLNNSRSQRVLWLLEELGVPYEIKRYQRDPKTMLAPPELRAVHPLGKSPVITDDGQTIAESGAIIEYLIDKYGQGRFAPAPGTPERLRYTYWLHYAEGSAMPPLLLKLVALRIASAPMPFFAKPIARKIAGTLQSSFIDPQLKLHLGYINKELSATGWFVGSDFTAADVQMSFPLEAATARGGMEGQIPAVVDFLKRIHARPAYQRALERGGKYELLGGD
- a CDS encoding AraC family transcriptional regulator, producing MNPVGKALWFIESHFAHELTLDDIANGGCVSRFHLARAFEAATGFSVMRYVRGRRLSEAARRLASGAPDILAVAIDAGYGSHEAFTRAFREQFGLTPDALRARGRLDNLALVEPIKMDETLLTHLEPPRFEDGKAFLVAGLSERYTSETCAAIPSQWQRFGDYFGKVPGQVGNVAYGVCYNADDSGNIDYLSGVEVSDFSALPAELSRLRISPQRYAVFSHREHISTIRRTWNTIWNQWLPASGHIPADAPNFERYDEKFDPVSGMGGLEIWLPLKT
- a CDS encoding DHA2 family efflux MFS transporter permease subunit: MTHSIHGNKRWLALIVLCLGVLMIVLDTTIVNVALPSIAADLGFTETSLVWVVNAYMLTFGGCLLLGGRLGDLYGHRKLFLIGITLFTLASLACGISNSQGLLVCARAVQGVAGAIVSAVSLSLIMNLFTEPGERAKAMGVYGFVCAGGGSIGVLLGGLLTNLLSWHWIFLVNLPIGIAVYALCVALLPSARGHAHGERLDVAGAVSVTVSLMLAVYAVVNGNEAGWTSAQTLGLLFAALALLAVFLVIESRVQHPLMPLGLFRLRNVATANVVGVLWAAAMFAWFFISALYLQRVLGYRPLQVGLAFLPANLIMGFFSLGLSARVVMRFGLRVPLAVGLLVAACGLALFARAPVGGSFVLDVMPGMILLGVGAGIVFNPMLLAAMSDVDPSDSGLASGIVNTSFMMGGALGLAVLASLAAARSDAMQASSGDAVAALNSGYHVAFLFGAIFAAVAGILGGLLLRTGRAGGAGSSEDAHGHNVTATDGHSTATGNKTVTENY
- a CDS encoding alpha/beta hydrolase family protein — protein: MMQTTVRLMAIVTLLLGLVAAPVFAANVGFEEVKIPNGAEPPLTVGIWYPTDAPATSHVLGNFTQTVAADAPIAGNRLPLVVMSHGGGSWYGGHYDTALALAQVGFVVAAVSHAGDTFDDQSRVLQLWRRPAHLHGLVDYMLDKWHGHAQLDAARVGAFGFSNGGFTVLVAAGGIPDLSTIAPFCEAHPDQDLCEALRHAGVDLHAGANVPAGAWVHDPRIRAVVAAAPSFGFAFGSARLGGVRAPVQLWSAADDRHQPHPYYDEAVRDDLPHAPEYHVVANAGHYDFLPPCDARLSRLRPEICNSLPGFDREAFHKQFNADVVQFFEATLR